From a region of the Nitrospirae bacterium YQR-1 genome:
- the rplW gene encoding 50S ribosomal protein L23, with product MKDAYTIIKRPMFTEKGTFIKELSGKLLIEVDMSSNKIEIRKAFEEIFKVKVDKISTITQPGKWKKYGKSVGMTQAIKKAIVTLKKGEKLDFIEGV from the coding sequence ATGAAGGACGCATACACGATAATTAAAAGACCCATGTTTACAGAAAAGGGGACCTTTATTAAGGAGCTCAGTGGCAAGCTCTTAATAGAGGTGGATATGTCTTCGAATAAAATAGAAATAAGGAAGGCGTTTGAGGAAATATTTAAGGTGAAGGTAGATAAAATATCAACAATTACACAACCCGGTAAGTGGAAAAAATATGGTAAGTCTGTAGGCATGACTCAGGCGATAAAGAAGGCCATAGTGACACTTAAAAAGGGTGAAAAGCTAGACTTTATAGAAGGTGTATAA